One Drechmeria coniospora strain ARSEF 6962 chromosome 01, whole genome shotgun sequence genomic region harbors:
- a CDS encoding salicylate hydroxylase — protein MHESSTGARRLSILKQENAQATVGITKPNWTVPPILCGWFGATEYLLYCTETEYGGLELVLPVLRTYENGVQNVHKVQYDNGRNRLVAAGAAQGLAAVTGAPTSGPRRRRRTRETRGRCTRSSFTPRAPALVDARQVHSELVHPDSSCPHRRNAVSDADSAVPSLTAPMDIRSSGNDAHKSRHVASSSRQSFVPSPSSHLITASSPPSTYTSEYSMPRPSIAIVGAGPAGLCLGALLHKEGIPFTIYELRQKPTEEALSTPSGMLDLHQESGLAAIRACGLWDRFLPLTADCGEDDVIIAKDGTVVHRDDGGITYRPEIARNSLAHLLLSATPPAAVRWAHKLLAATRTREGRIRLDFGPDGTSEHDFVVGADGAWSKVRPLLTDVKPQYGGISFNTLHILRVTENHPELTSMIGPGSCMILGDAKGLFTHRCTNDSVSLYVAVADDDERHWADQTRQLSLAELKNLLLSSPSLFASWGELNKKLIASACDGEVELSGPLAPPLKPLYMLPVGHRWEAKAGVALVGDAAHLMMPWAGEGVNLALWDALDLAAAITGAWRASSDDASFSDALTTRVADFDNRMFARTKKAAEETLSNAQLIFGENGAQALADLMASFGPRPPDAVVA, from the exons ATGCACGAATCCAGTACCGGTGCCAGGAGGTTGTCAATCCTCAAGCAGGAGAACGCCCAAGCTACTGTAGG tattactaagcCCAATTGGACTGTGCCGCCCATTCtttgtggctggtttggtgccacagagtacttgctgtactgtacgga aacggagtacggaggacttgaacttgtactccccgtactccgtaca tacgagaacggagtacagaatGTACataaagtacagtacgacaACGGA cgcaATCGGCTAGTGGCGGCCGGGGCGGCACAAGGCTTGGCGGCCGTGACCGGCGCCCCCACTTCGGGACCGAGGCGGAGACGTCGTACCCGAGAGACGCGAGGCAGGTGCACTCGGAGCTCGTTCACCCCGAGAGCtcctgccctcgtcgacgcgagGCAGGTGCACTCGGAGCTCGTCCACCCCGATAGCTCCTGCCCTCATCGACGCAATGCGGTGAGCGATGCCGATTCTGCCGTGCCGAGTCTGACCGCTCCGATGGATATTCGTTCCTCAGGCAACGACGCACACAAGTCACGACACGTCGCCTCTTCTTCGAGACAGTCATTTGTgccctcgccatcatcgcaTCTCATCacggcatcgtcaccgccgagCACCTACACGTCCGAGTACAGCATGCCGCGACCGAGCAtagccatcgtcggcgccggcccggCTGGCCTCTGTCTCGGGGCTCTGCTGCACAAGGAGGGGATTCCCTTTACCATCTACGAGCTCCGCCAAAAGCCGACCGAGGAGGCCCTGTCGACGCCTTCGGGCATGCTCGATCTGCACCAAGAGTcgggcctcgccgccattCGAGCCTGCGGCCTCTGGGACCGCTTTCTTCCCCTGACGGCCGActgcggcgaggacgacgtcatcatcgccaaggacggcaccgtcgtccaccgcgacgacggcggcatcacCTACCGACCCGAGATTGCCCGCAACTCTCTCGCCCACCTGCTCCTCTCCGCCACACCGCCGGCCGCGGTCCGCTGGGCGCACAAGCTTCTCGCCGCGACGAGGACTCGCGAGGGCCGGATACGGCTCGACTTTGGCCCCGACGGCACGTCGGAGCACGACTTCGttgtcggtgccgacggcgcctgGTCCAAGGTGCGGCCGCTGCTGACGGACGTGAAGCCGCAGTACGGCGGCATTAGCTTCAACACGCTGCACATCCTACGCGTGACCGAGAACCACCCCGAGCTCACCAGCATGATCGGTCCCGGCTCCTGCATgatcctcggcgacgccaaggGCCTCTTCACCCACCGCTGCACCAACGACTCGGTGTCTCTgtacgtcgccgtcgccgacgatgacgaacGGCATTGGGCCGACCAAACCCGCCAGCTTTCCCTCGCCGAACTCAAGAACCTGCTTCTCTCGAGCCCGAGTCTCTTTGCGAGCTGGGGCGAGCTGAACAAGAAATTGATCGCGAGCGcctgcgacggcgaggtcgagctaTCGGGCCCCCTCGCGCCGCCCCTGAAGCCGCTGTACATGCTGCCCGTTGGACATCGGTGGGAGGCCAAGGCtggcgtcgccctcgtcggtgaCGCCGCGCACCTCATGATGCCCtgggcgggcgagggcgtcaaCCTCGCCCTGTGGGACGCTctcgaccttgccgccgccatcaccgGGGCTTGGCGGGCGTCGAGCGATGACGCTTCCTTCTCGGACGCACTGACGACCCGCGTCGCCGACTTTGACAACCGCATGTTTGCCCGCACGAAaaaggccgccgaggagaccCTTTCCAACGCCCAGCTCATTTTTGGCGAGAACGGAGCGCAGGCGCTGGCGGACTTGATGGCGAGCTTtggccctcggccgccggatgccgtcgtggccTGA